A genomic segment from Vicinamibacteria bacterium encodes:
- a CDS encoding NHL repeat-containing protein — MRPVPWTILTFFALSTEVESQDLLVTSRSRDAVVAYDGSSARLFAASPELAGPVGLTFGPDGHLYVAAGDSNRILRYDGGTGAPIDVFIEDPRLESPGNIAFGPHGGLYVADAVRNQILRYDLETRAFDRVAAEGQGLDGPVSFTFGPDDDLYVGSVQTHQILRYDGETGQPLGVFASTALAGPQDVNFGPDGHLYVSDAFTGLLLRFHGERGELLDVFVDDPALVSPLGFTWGRDGRLYVAEPEGNRVRRYDGLTGAFVDVYIAGEMLASASFLAFEAVRDGVHLDRIEDATGTGKFVVTGSTPGGRVAMVFGTPDGETSIRECDDLYLEEISAVKAVIRVADESGAVVVFGIPPEIGSGEVLLQSVDLMTCRVSNVLELVLR; from the coding sequence TTGCGCCCGGTACCGTGGACGATACTGACTTTCTTCGCGCTCTCGACCGAGGTCGAGTCCCAGGACCTTCTCGTCACGAGTCGTTCGCGCGATGCGGTCGTGGCTTACGACGGTTCGTCGGCCCGACTCTTCGCCGCATCTCCCGAGCTGGCCGGCCCCGTCGGCTTGACCTTCGGTCCCGACGGCCACCTCTACGTAGCCGCGGGTGATTCGAACCGCATCCTTCGCTACGACGGCGGCACCGGTGCACCGATCGACGTGTTCATCGAAGATCCCCGCCTCGAGAGCCCGGGCAACATTGCCTTCGGACCGCACGGTGGTCTCTACGTCGCCGACGCCGTTCGCAACCAGATCCTGCGTTACGACTTGGAGACGCGCGCGTTCGATCGCGTCGCCGCCGAAGGTCAGGGCCTCGACGGCCCCGTGAGCTTCACCTTCGGTCCGGACGACGACCTCTACGTCGGAAGCGTCCAGACTCACCAGATCCTTCGCTACGACGGGGAGACGGGACAGCCTCTGGGAGTGTTCGCCTCGACGGCTCTGGCCGGACCTCAGGACGTCAACTTCGGTCCCGATGGACACCTGTACGTTTCCGACGCCTTCACCGGGTTGTTGCTTCGCTTCCACGGGGAGCGCGGAGAGCTCCTCGACGTGTTCGTGGACGATCCGGCGCTCGTCTCACCCCTCGGTTTCACCTGGGGGCGCGACGGTCGGCTCTACGTCGCGGAGCCCGAGGGCAACAGAGTGCGCCGTTACGACGGGCTGACGGGCGCCTTTGTCGACGTTTACATCGCCGGCGAGATGCTCGCGTCGGCGTCGTTTCTGGCCTTCGAGGCGGTGCGAGATGGCGTTCATCTCGACCGTATCGAGGACGCGACCGGTACGGGCAAGTTCGTCGTGACCGGCTCGACGCCTGGAGGCCGCGTCGCCATGGTGTTCGGAACCCCGGACGGAGAGACTTCCATCCGAGAATGCGACGACCTTTACCTGGAAGAGATCAGCGCGGTCAAGGCCGTCATTCGAGTTGCCGACGAGTCGGGAGCCGTGGTCGTGTTCGGCATCCCGCCGGAAATCGGTTCGGGAGAGGTCTTGCTCCAGTCGGTGGATCTCATGACCTGCCGGGTCAGCAACGTGCTGGAGCTCGTTCTTCGTTGA